One genomic segment of Sanyastnella coralliicola includes these proteins:
- a CDS encoding OmpA family protein produces the protein MKHLSAILLLLLSVSTFAAEDIPKWARKGEILFIEYDYFDALEEFNRVHQKHPESAFVLRRIADCYRLMGVPEEAKEYYKQAVDMGSYDALDYYYCSEVHRSLGEYEAATYWMQQYQTQIPGDSRSKRVMSDPKYYADLEIDKHEYQVQGIGANEQRALISPTKYNDLLIVPIATGIDEGWYPHKRFLQNYDLYQTTVDDVFNLVSAEPLKGQVNSRFNEGPSCFDAEREVLYVTKFLAKKGEPALDEKGAVFSMILSYKMIEGVWMEVPVFEHNDDLTSCAYPAISPDGSKLFFSSNRKGGMGGMDIYYCDWLEEFNRWDTPRPLDMEVNTEGNEIYPSFAPDGTFCFASDGHPTLGGLDIFFADINMNPMVVTNPGMPVNSRDDDFGLVYMGGEYGYFTSNRDVTLGGDDLFFWEKMNEIIEAEIVLMDPSGNPLYPERVEVRNLTTDELAVKSAMRGHFQAEFNGQDTYEITWQQDGNPMVMHCKPEETPYGLKYVYDSPNRESFLADAELNAYRTGTYRKKKIPTKYWQDKNLTDHADYPAEEAEGEQYLMAQWNPLSPHCPAPGTRVFIKDLETGSVKAFNTKDASAEFKIAPGHMQAMTWKDADGVQQTRYVTDDEGHLRFLQPADNWNLALNEEPQMEENTDTEVTLVAALMASTEGGVVTAEDAGELLAYAEEGRDIRVAGSSTIVHAEDLYFGFDKSTVSEQEAFKVEEIAQQMISHPEMEMEIRAHTDSRGSSSYNKRLSQRRAESTKKKFASMGIDASRIKIVSLGEEEPVNDCFDGVDCNSTQHRLNRRAEIHLIIPGTIVPNN, from the coding sequence ATGAAACACTTAAGCGCCATCCTATTGCTTTTGCTCAGCGTTTCGACATTCGCAGCAGAAGACATTCCTAAGTGGGCCCGAAAGGGTGAGATTCTCTTCATTGAGTACGATTATTTCGATGCTCTTGAAGAGTTCAATCGTGTTCATCAAAAACATCCTGAAAGTGCCTTTGTACTTCGTAGAATCGCCGATTGCTATCGTTTGATGGGCGTTCCTGAAGAAGCTAAGGAGTACTATAAACAGGCTGTAGACATGGGTTCATACGACGCCTTGGATTACTACTATTGTAGTGAGGTTCATCGTAGCCTGGGCGAATATGAAGCTGCAACGTATTGGATGCAGCAGTATCAGACTCAAATCCCAGGTGACTCCCGTTCAAAACGCGTGATGAGTGACCCGAAGTACTATGCCGACCTTGAGATCGACAAGCATGAATATCAAGTGCAAGGCATTGGGGCCAACGAGCAACGCGCCTTGATTAGTCCAACGAAGTACAATGATCTATTGATTGTACCTATTGCCACGGGTATTGACGAAGGATGGTACCCACACAAGCGTTTTCTACAGAACTATGACCTCTACCAAACTACTGTAGATGACGTTTTCAATCTTGTATCAGCTGAGCCATTGAAAGGACAAGTAAACTCACGTTTCAATGAAGGTCCTTCATGCTTTGATGCTGAACGCGAAGTGTTGTATGTAACGAAATTCCTCGCCAAGAAAGGCGAACCTGCGCTTGATGAGAAAGGTGCTGTATTTTCAATGATCTTGAGTTATAAGATGATCGAAGGCGTTTGGATGGAAGTCCCTGTCTTTGAGCACAATGACGACCTGACGAGTTGCGCTTACCCAGCGATTTCTCCAGATGGTTCGAAGCTATTTTTTAGTTCCAACCGAAAAGGTGGAATGGGCGGAATGGACATCTATTACTGCGATTGGCTCGAAGAATTCAATCGCTGGGATACTCCTCGTCCGCTTGACATGGAGGTAAACACCGAAGGAAATGAGATCTACCCTTCCTTTGCTCCTGATGGAACATTCTGTTTCGCATCAGATGGACACCCTACCCTTGGTGGTTTGGACATTTTCTTTGCAGACATCAACATGAATCCGATGGTGGTAACCAACCCTGGAATGCCTGTCAATAGCCGTGATGATGATTTCGGTCTGGTGTACATGGGTGGAGAATATGGATACTTTACTTCTAATCGTGATGTAACGCTCGGTGGAGATGACCTTTTCTTCTGGGAAAAGATGAATGAGATCATTGAAGCTGAAATTGTACTGATGGATCCTAGTGGTAATCCGCTTTACCCTGAGCGGGTAGAAGTTCGAAACTTGACAACAGATGAGTTAGCGGTAAAATCTGCAATGCGCGGACATTTCCAGGCAGAATTCAATGGTCAAGACACCTATGAAATTACATGGCAGCAAGATGGAAATCCGATGGTCATGCACTGCAAACCTGAAGAGACACCTTATGGTTTGAAGTACGTTTATGATAGTCCAAATCGTGAGTCTTTCCTCGCTGATGCGGAATTGAACGCTTACCGAACCGGCACTTATCGTAAAAAGAAGATCCCAACGAAATATTGGCAAGACAAGAATTTGACTGACCATGCTGACTATCCGGCGGAAGAAGCCGAAGGCGAGCAATACTTGATGGCGCAGTGGAATCCATTGTCACCTCATTGTCCTGCACCTGGTACGCGTGTATTCATTAAAGACTTGGAAACAGGTTCTGTCAAAGCTTTCAATACGAAAGACGCTAGCGCGGAATTCAAGATTGCTCCTGGGCACATGCAGGCGATGACATGGAAAGATGCCGACGGAGTTCAACAAACGCGATACGTTACAGATGATGAAGGTCATCTGCGATTCCTTCAACCGGCAGACAACTGGAATTTGGCGCTCAACGAAGAGCCTCAAATGGAGGAAAATACTGATACCGAAGTCACTTTGGTAGCCGCCTTGATGGCTTCCACCGAAGGTGGAGTGGTGACAGCTGAAGATGCTGGTGAGCTTTTGGCTTACGCCGAAGAGGGTAGAGACATACGCGTGGCAGGTAGTTCAACCATCGTGCACGCAGAAGACCTTTATTTTGGATTCGACAAGAGTACCGTTTCGGAACAAGAAGCATTTAAAGTCGAAGAAATCGCCCAACAAATGATCTCACATCCTGAGATGGAAATGGAGATTCGGGCACACACCGATTCAAGAGGTAGTTCTTCCTATAACAAACGACTTTCTCAACGACGAGCAGAAAGCACCAAGAAAAAGTTCGCCTCCATGGGCATTGATGCCTCTCGCATCAAGATTGTATCTCTTGGAGAAGAAGAACCAGTAAACGACTGTTTTGATGGTGTCGACTGTAATTCAACACAACATAGACTGAACCGACGTGCGGAGATCCATTTGATCATTCCAGGCACGATCGTACCGAACAACTAA
- the ileS gene encoding isoleucine--tRNA ligase, whose amino-acid sequence MSAKYPEYKNLDLPAVAEEVLKIWEDEKVFDRSMTTREGKEPFVFFEGPPSANGMPGIHHALARAIKDIFCRYKTLKGYQVKRKAGWDTHGLPVELGVEKELGITKEDIGSKITVEEYNQACRTAVMRYTDVWNDLTLKMGYWVDMDEPYVTYENKYIESVWWLLKQLSDKGMLYKGYTIQPYSPKAGTGLSSHELNQPGTYRDVKDSTIVAHFLASAEGRTRLQELATDGTITDKTGLLAWTTTPWTLPSNTALTVGPKIDYVIVNTTNKYTDEPITVVMAEALMSKHLPVKKGVEFEVIGKCIGADLVGITYEQLLDWATPMDDAEQAFRVIPGDFVTTEDGTGIVHTAPTFGADDAKVAKDAGVPPLLVDDGTGKGVPLVDLQGRFIAGPYEGSYVKNEYYDEGEAPEKSVDVLIAISLKERGLAFNVEKYEHSYPHCWRTDRPILYYPLDSWFIKATAVKDRMVELNKTINWKPAATGTGRFGNWLENLNDWNLSRSRFWGIPIPIWRTEDGNESVVIGSVEELKAACEKAVEAGVMDANPLADFTPGDMSQENYDKFDLHKPYVDKIVLASSSGEPMRRESDLIDVWFDSGSMPYAQWHYPFENKELIDEGKSFPADFIAEGVDQTRGWFYTLHAIGTMCFDSVAYKTVVSNGLVLDKNGQKMSKRLGNAVDPFETLKKYGPDATRWYMITNAQPWDNLKFDVNGITEVQRKFFGTLYNTYNFFALYANIDGFSLKEAPVAMEDRPELDRWIWSKLHTLIKEVDQAYADFEPTRAGRLIQEFTVDQLSNWYVRLARRRFWKGAYNSDKISAYQTLYTCLETISLLAAPIAPFYSEKLYRDLVAVTGRTEENSVHLADFPESDASCIDEALEERMDIAQRVTSMVLGLRKKERLRVRQPLQKIMIPILSEGFEEQLKQVEGLILSELNVKELEYLHDTGVLVKQIKPNFKALGPRFGKQMKEVAAAVGQMDQDDIASLEKDGSFKISISTGEADVHLSDVEISSQDIPGWLVSAEGGLTVALDITLTEELKNEGIAREMVNRIQNLRKDSGLEVTDKIALYIARTDAIEEAVASNLEYICQETLAGKLEMVDSLDNGHPVEVSDEISTEISIETLN is encoded by the coding sequence ATGTCTGCTAAGTACCCTGAATACAAGAACCTTGATCTCCCAGCAGTGGCTGAAGAGGTCTTAAAGATCTGGGAAGATGAAAAGGTTTTTGATCGTAGTATGACCACGCGAGAAGGGAAGGAACCATTCGTATTCTTCGAAGGACCGCCCTCTGCTAACGGTATGCCTGGAATTCACCACGCATTGGCTCGTGCTATTAAAGACATTTTCTGTCGTTACAAGACCTTGAAAGGTTACCAAGTAAAACGTAAGGCTGGTTGGGATACCCACGGTTTGCCGGTAGAGCTTGGTGTGGAGAAGGAATTAGGGATCACCAAAGAAGATATCGGTTCAAAGATCACGGTTGAAGAATACAACCAAGCTTGCCGAACGGCAGTGATGCGCTACACTGATGTATGGAATGATCTGACCCTGAAAATGGGCTACTGGGTTGATATGGATGAGCCATATGTGACCTACGAAAACAAGTACATCGAATCCGTATGGTGGTTGCTTAAGCAGTTGAGCGACAAGGGAATGCTTTATAAAGGTTATACCATCCAGCCATATTCGCCGAAGGCAGGTACGGGGTTGAGTTCACACGAGTTGAACCAACCGGGTACTTATCGAGATGTGAAAGATTCAACGATTGTCGCTCATTTTCTCGCTAGCGCGGAAGGGCGTACTCGCCTGCAGGAGTTGGCAACTGATGGCACAATCACAGACAAAACAGGTCTACTAGCCTGGACGACCACTCCGTGGACGCTTCCTTCGAATACGGCTTTGACTGTTGGTCCAAAGATCGATTACGTCATCGTCAATACGACAAATAAATACACTGACGAGCCGATCACCGTAGTGATGGCCGAAGCCTTGATGTCAAAGCACCTTCCAGTGAAGAAAGGTGTCGAGTTTGAGGTGATTGGAAAATGTATAGGAGCTGATCTTGTTGGAATCACCTACGAGCAACTCCTTGATTGGGCAACACCAATGGATGATGCGGAACAAGCTTTCCGAGTGATTCCTGGTGATTTCGTGACTACTGAAGACGGTACAGGTATCGTTCACACGGCGCCTACCTTTGGTGCTGATGATGCCAAGGTGGCGAAAGATGCCGGTGTTCCTCCACTGCTCGTTGATGATGGCACTGGAAAAGGAGTTCCATTGGTTGACCTTCAAGGACGCTTCATTGCCGGTCCTTACGAAGGCAGCTATGTGAAAAATGAATACTACGACGAAGGCGAGGCGCCAGAGAAGTCAGTTGATGTACTGATCGCCATTAGCTTGAAAGAGCGTGGCTTGGCCTTCAACGTTGAGAAATACGAGCACAGCTACCCACATTGTTGGAGAACAGATCGTCCGATCTTGTACTACCCATTGGATAGCTGGTTCATCAAGGCTACCGCGGTAAAAGACCGCATGGTGGAATTGAATAAAACCATCAACTGGAAACCGGCGGCTACAGGAACAGGGCGTTTCGGTAACTGGCTTGAGAACTTGAATGACTGGAACTTAAGTCGTTCACGTTTCTGGGGTATTCCAATCCCAATCTGGAGAACAGAGGACGGGAACGAAAGCGTAGTGATTGGTTCTGTAGAAGAACTGAAGGCAGCATGTGAAAAGGCTGTGGAAGCAGGAGTAATGGATGCGAATCCACTTGCTGATTTCACTCCTGGTGATATGTCGCAAGAGAACTACGACAAGTTCGACCTGCACAAACCGTACGTAGATAAGATTGTATTGGCTTCTTCTTCAGGAGAGCCGATGCGTCGTGAATCTGACTTGATCGACGTTTGGTTCGATTCAGGTTCGATGCCTTACGCGCAGTGGCATTATCCATTTGAGAACAAAGAACTCATCGATGAAGGGAAGTCTTTCCCAGCTGATTTCATTGCTGAGGGGGTTGATCAAACACGTGGATGGTTCTACACCTTGCACGCTATCGGAACTATGTGTTTTGATTCTGTGGCATACAAGACAGTAGTATCTAACGGACTGGTTCTAGACAAGAATGGACAGAAGATGTCTAAGCGTCTAGGAAATGCGGTTGATCCGTTTGAGACATTGAAGAAATACGGACCGGACGCCACACGCTGGTACATGATTACCAATGCGCAACCTTGGGATAACCTCAAGTTTGATGTCAACGGGATCACAGAGGTACAGCGAAAGTTCTTCGGTACGCTTTATAACACTTACAACTTCTTTGCACTGTACGCGAACATTGACGGCTTCAGCCTGAAGGAAGCGCCAGTTGCGATGGAAGACCGTCCAGAACTTGATCGTTGGATCTGGTCGAAACTGCACACCTTGATCAAGGAAGTTGACCAAGCGTATGCTGACTTCGAACCAACACGCGCCGGACGTTTGATTCAAGAGTTTACTGTAGATCAGTTGTCTAACTGGTACGTACGCTTGGCAAGACGTCGATTCTGGAAAGGAGCCTACAACAGCGATAAGATTTCAGCTTACCAGACACTGTACACGTGTTTGGAGACGATCTCTCTGTTGGCAGCACCTATTGCTCCGTTCTACTCTGAGAAGCTCTACCGTGACCTTGTGGCGGTAACAGGAAGAACAGAAGAGAATTCAGTGCATTTGGCTGATTTCCCTGAAAGCGACGCTTCTTGCATCGACGAGGCACTCGAAGAGCGAATGGATATCGCTCAACGTGTGACGTCTATGGTGCTCGGTCTTCGTAAGAAGGAGCGCCTTCGTGTACGTCAACCGCTTCAGAAGATCATGATCCCAATCTTGAGTGAAGGATTTGAAGAGCAGTTGAAGCAGGTAGAAGGATTGATTCTTTCCGAATTGAACGTGAAAGAGCTCGAATACCTGCACGACACTGGAGTGTTGGTGAAGCAGATTAAGCCGAACTTCAAGGCTCTAGGGCCGCGCTTTGGTAAGCAGATGAAGGAAGTAGCCGCAGCCGTTGGGCAGATGGATCAAGATGACATCGCTTCTCTCGAGAAGGATGGCAGTTTCAAGATCTCCATCTCAACTGGTGAAGCTGACGTCCACCTGAGTGATGTCGAAATCAGCTCACAGGATATCCCTGGTTGGTTGGTAAGCGCTGAAGGTGGGTTAACCGTAGCGCTAGATATTACGTTAACAGAAGAATTAAAGAACGAGGGAATCGCTCGAGAGATGGTGAACCGTATCCAAAACCTGCGTAAAGACAGTGGTTTGGAGGTGACCGATAAGATTGCCTTGTACATTGCGCGCACCGACGCAATCGAAGAAGCGGTGGCGAGCAATTTGGAATATATTTGCCAGGAAACTCTGGCAGGAAAATTGGAGATGGTTGATAGCCTAGACAATGGCCATCCGGTAGAAGTGAGTGATGAAATCTCTACCGAAATCTCTATTGAAACACTAAATTAA
- a CDS encoding TraR/DksA family transcriptional regulator, producing the protein MAEVRYSDSDLNEFAELINEKLVQARQDLDQLKRSLSHEDDNSTDDTSPTFKMMEDGSETMSREETAQLAARQEKFIRSLENALLRIKNKTYGVCRETGKLISKERLRLVPHATLSIEAKNRQ; encoded by the coding sequence ATGGCAGAAGTAAGATACTCTGATAGCGACTTGAACGAATTTGCAGAACTCATTAATGAGAAGCTGGTTCAAGCACGCCAAGATCTTGATCAGTTGAAAAGATCTCTATCACACGAAGACGATAATAGTACAGACGATACCTCACCAACTTTCAAAATGATGGAAGATGGTTCAGAGACAATGAGCCGTGAAGAAACAGCTCAGTTGGCAGCACGCCAGGAGAAGTTCATTCGTAGCTTGGAAAACGCTCTACTACGCATTAAGAACAAGACTTACGGTGTTTGCCGTGAAACAGGGAAGTTGATCTCAAAAGAACGTCTTCGCCTAGTTCCTCATGCTACTTTGAGCATCGAAGCAAAGAATCGTCAATAA